One stretch of Flavobacterium sp. 9 DNA includes these proteins:
- the tpiA gene encoding triose-phosphate isomerase produces the protein MRKKIVAGNWKMHKNAAQTEELLSELITKIPAQTTAQVIVAPTFVNLQAAVAKVKNTTIGVAAQNVHQAEGGAFTGEISADMLTSIGVNTVILGHSERRAIFHETDALIASKVDTALKHDLTVIFCFGEELKDRQSGNHFNIVENQLRDGLFQIGKESWSKIVLAYEPVWAIGTGETASPEQAQEMHEFIREVVRKAYGAEIADEVSILYGGSVKPDNAKEIFGKPDVDGGLIGGAALKADDFLAIVTAI, from the coding sequence ATGAGAAAAAAGATTGTTGCAGGAAACTGGAAAATGCATAAAAACGCAGCTCAAACTGAAGAATTATTAAGCGAATTAATTACTAAAATACCAGCACAAACTACTGCTCAGGTAATTGTTGCTCCAACATTTGTAAACTTACAAGCAGCTGTTGCTAAAGTAAAAAACACAACTATTGGTGTTGCTGCTCAAAACGTTCACCAAGCTGAAGGTGGAGCTTTTACAGGAGAAATTTCTGCTGATATGTTAACTAGCATTGGTGTAAACACCGTAATTCTTGGTCACTCTGAGCGTCGCGCTATTTTTCACGAAACTGACGCTTTAATCGCAAGTAAAGTTGATACTGCATTAAAACATGACTTAACTGTAATTTTCTGTTTTGGAGAAGAATTAAAAGATCGTCAATCAGGAAATCACTTTAATATTGTTGAAAATCAATTACGTGACGGATTATTCCAAATTGGAAAAGAATCTTGGTCTAAAATTGTTTTGGCTTATGAGCCAGTTTGGGCTATTGGAACAGGAGAAACTGCTTCACCAGAACAAGCTCAGGAAATGCACGAATTCATCAGAGAAGTTGTTCGTAAAGCTTACGGAGCTGAAATCGCTGACGAAGTTTCTATCTTATACGGTGGTTCTGTAAAACCAGACAACGCTAAAGAAATCTTTGGTAAACCAGACGTAGACGGTGGTTTAATTGGTGGTGCTGCTTTAAAAGCAGATGACTTTTTAGCAATTGTTACTGCTATCTAA
- a CDS encoding TlpA disulfide reductase family protein — MKQIALVVIAFITFSCTQAQKTEFSKEALSEKLLTVDGGQTSFKNILKKYKGKTLVIEVWASWCGDCVKAMPKVKELQANNPDVSYLFLSADKTADKWKAGIEKHELKGDHFMMNDGMKGVFGKAIDLDWIPRYIIVDKKGKIVLYRAIETDFDKINETLKGLK; from the coding sequence ATGAAACAAATAGCTTTAGTTGTTATTGCATTTATTACTTTTTCATGCACTCAGGCTCAGAAAACAGAATTTTCTAAAGAGGCATTGTCTGAAAAATTATTAACCGTTGACGGAGGTCAGACTTCTTTCAAAAACATTTTAAAAAAATACAAAGGTAAAACTTTGGTAATCGAGGTTTGGGCTTCATGGTGTGGCGATTGTGTAAAAGCAATGCCAAAAGTAAAAGAATTACAAGCCAACAATCCTGATGTTTCTTACTTATTCCTTTCTGCTGATAAAACGGCTGATAAATGGAAAGCAGGAATCGAAAAACACGAATTAAAAGGCGATCATTTTATGATGAATGACGGTATGAAAGGTGTTTTTGGAAAAGCAATTGATTTAGATTGGATTCCAAGATACATCATTGTTGACAAAAAAGGAAAAATTGTATTGTACCGTGCCATTGAAACTGATTTTGATAAAATCAACGAAACTTTAAAAGGTTTAAAATAA
- a CDS encoding DUF2974 domain-containing protein: protein MNQLSKLFFAFLFTLISTFTAFSQNKTPNKDQRYIYFFHNKFVEENALDVAHPEYGKAEYNEILASFRKDNFIVFSEIRKKNTNAYDYAEKIAKQIKKQIKNGVPPNKITVIGTSKGGYIAQFVSTFLANPDVNFVFIGCFIDTDIEQIPDINYCGNILTIYEKSDINGVDATKRKETSKLKINHFKQIELNTNLKHGFLYKAADNWIVPCKKWANGNYDLN, encoded by the coding sequence ATGAATCAATTATCAAAACTATTCTTTGCTTTCTTATTCACTTTAATTAGCACTTTTACAGCTTTTAGCCAAAATAAAACACCAAACAAAGACCAACGTTATATTTATTTTTTCCATAATAAATTTGTTGAAGAAAATGCTTTAGATGTTGCGCATCCGGAATATGGAAAAGCAGAATACAACGAGATTTTAGCTTCATTTAGAAAAGATAATTTTATTGTGTTTAGCGAAATCAGAAAGAAAAACACAAATGCATATGACTACGCTGAAAAAATAGCAAAACAAATTAAAAAGCAGATTAAAAATGGAGTTCCACCAAATAAAATTACGGTAATCGGAACTTCAAAAGGCGGTTATATAGCACAATTTGTTTCAACATTTTTAGCAAATCCTGATGTAAATTTTGTCTTTATTGGATGTTTTATTGATACTGATATAGAACAAATTCCGGACATTAATTACTGTGGAAATATCTTGACAATTTATGAAAAATCAGATATTAATGGTGTTGATGCTACCAAACGAAAAGAAACTTCGAAACTTAAAATAAATCATTTCAAACAAATTGAATTGAACACCAATTTAAAACATGGTTTTTTATACAAAGCTGCTGACAATTGGATTGTACCATGTAAAAAATGGGCAAATGGAAATTACGATCTGAATTAA
- a CDS encoding DUF2750 domain-containing protein has product MFKNHLDIKINHEKFIKKVCETNIVYGLKNEVGFATSNSNELEEEDGEPIEIICFWSEEIRARICAKNGWENYKTVEIELNDFIENWCIGIDNDGLLIGINFDQNMFGYEIEGYDLILELITELKKSQKELEFQKFKGIEDLEVQIKNILE; this is encoded by the coding sequence ATGTTTAAAAACCATCTTGATATAAAAATAAATCACGAAAAATTCATAAAAAAAGTTTGCGAAACAAATATCGTTTATGGTTTAAAAAACGAAGTTGGATTTGCAACTTCCAATTCTAATGAACTTGAAGAAGAAGATGGAGAACCGATTGAGATAATATGCTTTTGGTCAGAAGAAATTAGAGCGAGAATTTGTGCGAAAAATGGTTGGGAAAATTATAAGACTGTTGAAATAGAACTAAATGATTTTATTGAAAACTGGTGCATTGGTATTGATAATGATGGATTACTTATTGGAATAAATTTCGACCAAAATATGTTTGGCTACGAAATCGAAGGTTATGATTTAATCTTAGAATTAATTACAGAATTAAAAAAGTCCCAAAAAGAACTAGAATTTCAAAAGTTCAAAGGTATTGAAGATTTAGAAGTTCAAATTAAAAATATTTTAGAATAA
- a CDS encoding BT_3928 family protein — protein MKNIITQFSRLFVGVLFIISGLIKLNDPVGFSYKLAEYFSEPVFNMPFLEPLALGLAIFLVILEVVLGVMLLVGYKSKLTIWALLLLIVFFTFLTFYSAYFDVVKDCGCFGDALHLTPWQSFTKDIVLLFFIVILFINKKLVKPLFPKMATNLVTLLAIILCVFMAVWVLNHNPIKDFRPYKVGTNIEKGMEIPEGAPKSVVEMIFIYKVNGVDKEFTEKDLGNIPEGATFVDRKDKVITEGYIPPIHDFTMVKEDSDYKAELLKEPKLLVYVTYDLALSNPDGMKKLQGLTKDAKAKGYKVIAMTASGADEIAKAKKQYGLDVDFYFCDATALKTVERANPSIVVIHKGTIVQKVHYNDIDDLKLSDVSYDL, from the coding sequence ATGAAAAACATTATTACTCAATTCTCCCGATTATTTGTCGGCGTTCTTTTTATAATTTCAGGATTAATTAAACTAAATGATCCGGTTGGTTTCTCTTATAAATTAGCCGAATATTTTAGCGAACCGGTTTTTAACATGCCATTTTTAGAGCCATTAGCTTTAGGTTTAGCGATCTTTTTAGTAATTCTGGAAGTAGTTTTGGGTGTAATGCTTTTAGTAGGTTACAAATCTAAACTTACTATTTGGGCTTTATTATTATTGATTGTTTTCTTCACATTCCTTACTTTCTACTCTGCTTATTTTGACGTAGTTAAAGATTGTGGTTGCTTTGGAGATGCATTGCATTTAACACCTTGGCAATCATTTACAAAAGATATTGTTTTACTATTCTTTATTGTGATTTTATTCATCAATAAAAAACTGGTAAAACCTTTATTTCCAAAAATGGCAACCAATTTAGTTACGCTTCTTGCTATAATTTTATGTGTATTTATGGCAGTTTGGGTATTGAATCATAATCCTATAAAAGATTTCCGTCCTTATAAAGTTGGAACAAACATCGAGAAAGGAATGGAAATTCCGGAAGGAGCTCCAAAATCTGTAGTTGAAATGATTTTTATCTACAAAGTAAATGGAGTTGATAAAGAATTCACAGAAAAAGACCTTGGAAATATTCCTGAAGGAGCAACATTTGTAGATCGTAAAGACAAAGTAATTACTGAAGGTTATATTCCGCCAATTCATGACTTTACAATGGTAAAAGAAGATTCAGATTATAAAGCAGAATTATTAAAAGAGCCTAAATTACTAGTTTATGTAACTTATGATTTGGCTTTATCTAATCCTGACGGAATGAAAAAATTACAAGGTTTAACCAAAGATGCTAAGGCAAAAGGATACAAAGTAATTGCAATGACAGCTTCTGGAGCTGATGAAATTGCGAAAGCTAAAAAACAATATGGTTTAGATGTTGACTTTTATTTCTGCGATGCTACAGCTTTAAAAACTGTCGAAAGAGCAAATCCAAGTATTGTTGTAATACACAAAGGAACTATTGTTCAAAAAGTACATTATAATGATATCGACGATTTGAAATTATCTGATGTATCGTATGATCTTTAA
- a CDS encoding DUF1599 domain-containing protein has product MKNTSLEYDNVVTVCRTLFINKMKDYGSAWRILRLPSLTDQIFIKAQRIRSLQENEVRKVDEDEKGEFIAIINYSIMALIQLELGVVDQPDLDLEKATELYDAKIKLTKELMEAKNHDYGEAWRDMRVSSLTDLILQKLLRVKQIEDNKGKTLVSEGIDANYQDMINYSVFALILNPLK; this is encoded by the coding sequence ATGAAGAATACTTCCCTTGAATATGATAATGTAGTTACGGTTTGCCGGACTTTATTTATCAACAAAATGAAAGATTATGGTAGTGCATGGCGTATTTTAAGACTGCCATCATTGACGGATCAAATTTTTATAAAAGCACAACGAATCAGAAGTCTTCAGGAAAATGAAGTCCGCAAAGTTGATGAAGATGAAAAAGGAGAATTCATTGCAATCATCAATTATTCGATTATGGCTTTGATTCAGTTAGAATTGGGCGTTGTTGATCAGCCGGATTTGGATCTTGAAAAAGCAACGGAATTATATGATGCTAAAATTAAACTAACCAAAGAGTTAATGGAAGCCAAAAATCACGATTATGGTGAAGCTTGGCGTGATATGCGTGTAAGCTCCTTAACTGATTTGATTCTGCAAAAATTACTTCGCGTAAAGCAAATTGAAGACAATAAAGGTAAAACTTTAGTTTCTGAAGGCATTGATGCTAATTATCAGGATATGATCAATTATTCTGTATTTGCTTTAATATTAAATCCACTTAAATAA
- the folP gene encoding dihydropteroate synthase: MLINCKGQLIDLSIPKVMGILNVTPNSFFDGGKYKNEDEIISQVEKMLSEGATFIDIGAYSSKPSAEFVTEQEEIDRIVPAIELILKHFPETLLSIDTFRAEVAKASIESGAAIINDIAAGELDEKMFEVIAKYNVPYIMMHMRGNPQTMQSLTEYDDIVKEMLFYFSEKVKKARSLGINDLILDPGFGFAKTTDQNYEVLQKMELFNLLELPVLAGVSRKSMIYKTLDITPQEALNGTTFLNTIALTKGAKILRVHDVKEAMECVTLFEKLSF; this comes from the coding sequence ATGCTAATTAACTGCAAAGGCCAACTTATAGATTTGTCGATTCCTAAAGTAATGGGAATTCTAAATGTTACGCCCAATTCTTTCTTTGATGGCGGAAAATATAAAAACGAAGATGAAATTATTTCTCAAGTAGAAAAAATGCTATCTGAAGGCGCTACATTTATTGATATTGGTGCTTATTCGAGTAAACCAAGCGCTGAGTTTGTGACTGAACAAGAAGAGATTGACCGAATTGTTCCGGCAATTGAATTGATTCTAAAGCATTTTCCGGAAACTTTATTATCGATTGATACTTTTAGAGCCGAAGTTGCAAAAGCGAGTATAGAAAGCGGTGCAGCGATTATAAATGATATTGCAGCGGGAGAATTAGACGAGAAAATGTTTGAGGTAATTGCAAAATATAATGTTCCGTATATCATGATGCACATGCGCGGAAATCCGCAAACGATGCAAAGTCTCACAGAATATGATGATATTGTAAAAGAAATGCTGTTCTATTTTTCAGAGAAAGTAAAAAAGGCAAGAAGTCTCGGAATTAACGATTTGATTCTAGATCCAGGTTTTGGATTTGCAAAAACAACAGATCAAAATTATGAAGTTTTACAAAAAATGGAACTTTTTAATTTACTGGAATTACCAGTTTTGGCAGGAGTTTCAAGAAAATCTATGATTTATAAAACACTTGACATTACGCCACAAGAAGCCTTAAACGGAACAACGTTTCTTAATACAATTGCATTAACAAAAGGCGCAAAAATCCTTCGCGTTCATGATGTAAAAGAAGCAATGGAATGTGTTACTTTGTTTGAGAAATTGAGTTTTTAA
- the rlmH gene encoding 23S rRNA (pseudouridine(1915)-N(3))-methyltransferase RlmH: protein MNIKLIAIGKTDNKSLQTLIDDYTKRLSFYIKFDLEIIPDIKNVKNLSESQQKEKEGELILSKLTPTDQLILLDENGKNFSSVGFSEELQKKMNSGIKTLVFVIGGPYGFSDTVYSKAQGKISLSLMTFSHQMVRLFFIEQLYRGFTILRNEPYHHQ from the coding sequence ATGAATATCAAACTTATAGCCATTGGCAAAACAGATAATAAATCGCTTCAGACTTTGATTGACGATTATACCAAACGTTTGTCGTTTTACATCAAATTTGATTTGGAGATTATTCCGGATATTAAGAACGTAAAGAACTTATCTGAAAGTCAGCAAAAGGAAAAAGAAGGCGAATTGATTCTGTCCAAATTAACGCCAACGGATCAGTTGATTTTATTGGATGAAAACGGCAAAAACTTCTCCAGCGTTGGTTTTTCTGAAGAATTACAAAAGAAAATGAACTCTGGAATCAAAACTCTTGTTTTTGTAATTGGCGGTCCTTATGGATTTTCAGATACGGTTTATAGCAAAGCGCAAGGCAAAATTTCGCTTTCGCTAATGACGTTTTCACACCAAATGGTTCGTTTATTTTTTATCGAACAATTGTATCGTGGTTTTACAATTTTAAGGAATGAACCTTATCATCATCAGTAA
- a CDS encoding antibiotic biosynthesis monooxygenase: MILEAAFLYVKPNLATQFEADFAKASQYISSIDGYLGHRLEKCLEVENKYLLLVDWNTLEDHTVGFRTSEAYLEWKKILHHYYEPFPVVEHFETVFENKK; encoded by the coding sequence ATGATTCTAGAAGCTGCATTTCTTTATGTAAAACCAAATTTAGCAACTCAATTTGAAGCTGATTTTGCAAAAGCAAGTCAATATATTTCTTCGATAGATGGTTATCTTGGGCATCGTTTAGAGAAATGTCTTGAAGTCGAAAATAAGTATCTTTTATTGGTAGATTGGAATACACTCGAAGATCATACCGTAGGTTTTAGAACTTCTGAAGCTTATTTGGAATGGAAAAAGATCTTGCATCATTATTATGAACCGTTTCCTGTTGTAGAACATTTTGAAACAGTTTTTGAGAATAAAAAATAG
- a CDS encoding adenosine deaminase codes for MTRIITLFCIFIAQIGFSQTAENYLQKIKNNEALLTAFFQQMPKGGDLHHHFSGSIYAEPLLERAIAEDFYLNLETMAVSKTKPAKGNWETFSSLKNNGKLEQYEQQVMQTWSAKDYNGSVPSDDLFFDSFMKFETTIQGHFAEGMLELKKRALAENVSYIETQLSTIPCDMNVSDLTDFNTKLRKAASQKDEKAVLKLLDELYKSLQQKDAKKYAADFNTNFIAKLHKDLKIDDDRFTMRYQNFVLRFMDPVDLFKNLTIAFISANDSKLVAGVNIVSPEHGENSMKDYWLHMVMFKYCHSKYPDVKYTLHAGELTLGLVQPEDLTWHINDAIHIAGANRIGHGVDIAYEANSYDLLRYMAKNNIPIEINLTSNEFILKVKENRHPFTLYKEFNVPIVISTDDAGILRTNMTEQYVLLAKRYPDVSYAIIKQYVYNSINYSFIQDASVKKQLVKDLDARFKTFEDKFSKN; via the coding sequence ATGACGAGGATAATTACACTTTTCTGTATTTTCATAGCACAAATCGGCTTTTCTCAAACGGCTGAAAATTATTTACAAAAGATCAAAAATAACGAAGCTCTCTTAACAGCTTTCTTTCAACAAATGCCAAAAGGCGGCGATTTACACCATCATTTTTCAGGATCAATTTATGCAGAACCTCTTCTAGAAAGAGCAATTGCAGAAGATTTTTATTTAAATTTAGAAACAATGGCAGTTTCTAAAACAAAACCTGCAAAAGGCAATTGGGAAACATTTTCTTCTCTTAAAAACAACGGAAAACTTGAACAATACGAGCAACAAGTAATGCAAACCTGGTCGGCTAAAGATTATAATGGTTCTGTACCTTCTGATGATTTGTTTTTTGATTCTTTTATGAAATTCGAAACTACAATCCAAGGTCATTTTGCTGAAGGAATGTTAGAATTAAAAAAACGTGCTCTTGCTGAAAATGTAAGTTATATCGAAACCCAATTATCAACGATTCCGTGTGATATGAATGTTTCTGACTTAACAGATTTCAACACAAAATTACGCAAGGCGGCAAGTCAAAAAGATGAAAAAGCAGTTCTAAAACTTTTAGACGAATTGTATAAATCACTTCAACAAAAAGATGCTAAAAAATATGCTGCAGATTTCAATACTAATTTCATAGCAAAACTGCATAAAGACTTAAAAATTGACGATGACCGTTTTACAATGCGTTATCAAAATTTTGTACTTCGTTTTATGGATCCGGTTGATTTATTCAAAAATCTGACAATCGCTTTTATCTCTGCAAACGACAGTAAATTGGTTGCCGGTGTAAACATTGTTTCTCCAGAACATGGCGAAAACTCTATGAAAGATTATTGGTTACACATGGTAATGTTTAAATACTGTCATTCTAAATATCCAGACGTAAAATATACGCTTCATGCGGGAGAATTAACTTTAGGATTAGTTCAGCCCGAAGATTTAACGTGGCATATAAACGATGCCATTCACATTGCCGGAGCAAACAGAATTGGCCACGGAGTTGATATCGCTTACGAAGCAAATTCATATGATTTGTTGCGTTATATGGCAAAAAACAACATTCCGATTGAGATTAATTTAACGAGTAATGAATTCATTTTGAAAGTAAAAGAAAACAGACATCCTTTTACACTTTACAAAGAATTCAATGTGCCAATTGTAATTAGTACTGACGACGCTGGAATCTTAAGAACAAATATGACTGAACAATATGTTTTATTGGCAAAAAGATATCCTGATGTTTCGTATGCAATCATAAAACAATATGTTTACAACAGTATCAATTATAGTTTTATACAGGATGCATCAGTAAAAAAACAATTAGTGAAAGATTTAGATGCAAGATTTAAAACTTTTGAAGATAAATTTTCTAAGAATTAA
- a CDS encoding GNAT family N-acetyltransferase, giving the protein MEIQQTNDTRRGYFEAIEDGKEAGKMTYTWAGDSKFIIDHTEVSPDFNGKGVGKKLVMAAVDYARANNVKIIPLCPFTKSVFDKTEEIRDVLFS; this is encoded by the coding sequence ATGGAAATTCAACAAACAAACGATACAAGAAGAGGCTATTTTGAAGCCATCGAAGACGGAAAAGAAGCAGGAAAAATGACATATACTTGGGCTGGAGATTCAAAATTTATCATCGACCACACCGAAGTAAGTCCTGATTTTAACGGAAAAGGTGTTGGCAAAAAACTGGTTATGGCAGCCGTAGATTACGCCAGAGCCAACAATGTAAAAATTATTCCGCTTTGCCCTTTTACAAAAAGCGTTTTTGATAAAACAGAGGAAATTCGAGATGTGCTTTTTTCTTAA
- a CDS encoding OsmC family protein produces MDTISAKIDTRLYRTEITSASENVLISDEPQELGGKNLGLNPTELLAASLASCTVITLRMYINRKQWDVSEINVKIDFERDSERSVSVFTRKIEVIGEVDETQRQRLETIANSCPIHKTLTHSIEIKTTLI; encoded by the coding sequence ATGGATACGATATCAGCAAAAATAGATACTCGTTTGTATCGAACGGAAATAACATCAGCAAGTGAAAATGTTTTAATCTCCGATGAACCTCAGGAATTAGGAGGCAAAAATCTAGGTTTAAACCCAACCGAACTTCTAGCAGCATCATTGGCTTCTTGCACCGTAATTACGTTGAGAATGTACATCAATCGCAAACAATGGGACGTATCAGAAATAAATGTAAAAATTGACTTTGAAAGAGATTCTGAGCGAAGTGTATCCGTATTTACCCGAAAAATCGAAGTAATTGGTGAAGTCGACGAAACACAAAGACAACGATTAGAAACCATTGCAAACAGTTGTCCAATTCATAAAACACTTACACATTCAATCGAAATTAAAACTACATTAATATAA
- a CDS encoding pirin family protein: MSNISLIIEERAANIGNFMVGRLLPFREKRAVGPFVFIDHMGPAHLSDHENMDVPPHPHIGLSTLTFLFEGSIMHRDSLGTELEIKPGAVNWMTAGKGIVHSERTPEYLRHSDKMLHGLQIWVALPKELEQMDPNFAHVEADDIPSWEEDGVSYKLIAGEAFGKKSPVPVYSPLYFIEIKSTEAKKINIGKDLFSESGLYILEGSIKSGEHVYDPKQILITNDSTLCEFELAENSTVYIFGGTPFPEEHFIFWNFVSSDKELLEKAKKDWTEQTFPKVPGETEFVPLPQPRIK; encoded by the coding sequence ATGTCAAATATTAGTTTAATTATCGAAGAACGTGCTGCCAACATTGGCAATTTTATGGTAGGTCGTTTATTGCCATTCCGTGAAAAAAGAGCTGTTGGACCTTTTGTTTTCATCGATCATATGGGACCGGCACATTTAAGTGATCACGAGAATATGGATGTTCCGCCACATCCACATATCGGACTTTCGACGCTGACTTTTTTGTTTGAAGGAAGCATCATGCACCGCGATAGTTTAGGAACCGAATTAGAAATAAAACCTGGCGCCGTAAACTGGATGACTGCCGGAAAAGGAATCGTACATTCTGAAAGAACGCCTGAATATTTAAGACATTCGGATAAAATGCTTCACGGATTGCAAATTTGGGTTGCGTTACCGAAAGAACTCGAACAAATGGATCCGAATTTTGCTCATGTCGAAGCAGATGATATTCCGTCTTGGGAAGAAGATGGAGTTTCATATAAATTAATTGCTGGAGAAGCATTCGGAAAAAAATCACCGGTTCCAGTTTATAGTCCGTTATATTTTATAGAAATAAAAAGTACCGAAGCTAAAAAGATCAATATTGGTAAAGACTTATTTAGCGAAAGCGGTTTGTATATTCTTGAAGGAAGCATTAAAAGCGGCGAACACGTTTACGATCCAAAACAGATTCTTATTACAAATGACAGTACTTTGTGTGAATTTGAATTAGCCGAAAATTCTACCGTTTATATCTTTGGAGGAACTCCGTTTCCGGAAGAACATTTTATCTTTTGGAATTTCGTTTCCTCAGACAAAGAACTACTCGAAAAAGCTAAAAAAGACTGGACCGAACAAACTTTCCCAAAAGTTCCGGGCGAAACTGAATTTGTGCCTTTACCTCAACCCAGAATTAAATAA
- a CDS encoding DNA alkylation repair protein: MGLIKDIYSVTFYEKFGQAVAEVHPKFDKQKFIETIYEGDFAQKEWKDRMKHTTVVLHQFMPQNFPEAVALIDKIINNLKKNNFTDGNLAFIFFADYIEMYGLDDFKTSAKAFVSITQFISCEFAVRPFVLKYKQEMIDEMIKWSLHENHHVRRLSSEGSRPRLPWAMAIPYLKKDPTSILPILENLKNDPSEYVRRSVANNLNDIAKDNPQIVLEIASKWKGFSKETDGIIKHGCRTLLKQGHPEVLSHYGLESTNIELSSFEIKTPIVKIGDYLQFQFHLNNKNEEAKTVRLEYAVHYKKSKGHLAKKVFKISEKIYQPNQLIKVDRNQSFKLITTRVFHTGIHKLSIIINGTESEVLEFELID; the protein is encoded by the coding sequence ATGGGATTAATTAAAGATATTTACTCGGTTACATTTTACGAAAAATTTGGTCAGGCTGTTGCCGAAGTGCATCCAAAATTCGACAAACAAAAATTTATCGAAACCATTTATGAAGGCGATTTTGCTCAAAAAGAATGGAAAGATCGCATGAAACATACCACTGTTGTTTTGCATCAGTTTATGCCTCAAAATTTTCCCGAAGCCGTCGCTTTGATTGATAAAATCATTAATAATCTCAAGAAAAATAATTTTACAGACGGAAATCTCGCTTTCATATTTTTTGCCGATTATATCGAAATGTACGGTTTAGACGATTTCAAAACTTCGGCGAAAGCCTTTGTTTCCATAACTCAATTTATAAGCTGCGAATTTGCCGTTCGTCCTTTTGTTTTAAAATACAAACAAGAAATGATTGACGAAATGATCAAATGGTCGCTACATGAAAATCATCACGTTCGTAGATTATCAAGCGAAGGAAGCCGCCCGAGATTACCGTGGGCAATGGCAATTCCGTATTTAAAGAAAGATCCAACTTCTATACTTCCCATTTTAGAAAACCTGAAAAATGATCCTTCCGAATATGTTCGCCGAAGCGTTGCCAATAACTTAAATGATATCGCAAAAGATAATCCGCAAATTGTACTTGAAATAGCCAGCAAATGGAAAGGTTTCAGTAAAGAAACCGACGGAATTATTAAACATGGTTGCCGAACTTTATTAAAACAAGGACATCCGGAAGTTCTAAGTCATTATGGTTTAGAAAGTACTAATATTGAACTTTCTTCTTTCGAAATTAAAACACCAATCGTGAAAATTGGAGATTATCTGCAATTTCAATTTCACTTAAATAATAAAAATGAAGAAGCCAAAACCGTTCGTTTAGAATACGCCGTTCATTACAAAAAATCAAAAGGACATTTGGCTAAAAAAGTCTTCAAAATCAGCGAGAAAATTTATCAGCCAAATCAATTAATTAAAGTTGATCGAAATCAATCTTTCAAACTAATTACAACGCGTGTTTTCCATACCGGAATACATAAATTGTCGATTATTATTAACGGAACTGAAAGTGAAGTTTTGGAATTTGAACTTATTGATTAA